The following proteins come from a genomic window of Verrucomicrobiota bacterium JB022:
- a CDS encoding ParB N-terminal domain-containing protein, producing MIQLEPIGAVSPSTYNPRSADPARLDIIELSLRKLGFIAPIFADRNGEILSGHQRHLVATRMGAQRLPVFRTKELPLEQRKALNIVFNRATNDFDWNSTPSRATRELEAIDLPRLADAIPDKAVDTLDFHRCLNPQQVSVKELCQVNAGRWLRYARNLANTLYRQGILMPIVCRQDGTVINGIGRLEMLAEQKRETAPVVYVSDDEAAFAQAMMNLLSMDFDVHTRYADLLRHNSFRRARRVRDELGHGFTFAVHGRKSCKTFDISNPEQRALWAKEHGTRILDFGAGHLTETKMLRRAGFDVTPFEPYHITGATIDKDKSVGIVREFLATVASGKDWSSIFLASVLNSVPFETDREHIAVILAALCHPQTKLYACASSTTETGWRQVNGKAFLNENNAANIAFRLDYESGIRLGDFQEKPKVQRYHTEAEFHRLWTRYFRSVTIREMTHNVTAACAHARRVDADRLRAALEFEFDLPYPDGTRLGMVAEAKAAFSQRLGIDL from the coding sequence GTGATTCAGCTCGAACCCATCGGGGCCGTCAGCCCCTCCACCTACAACCCACGGTCGGCCGACCCGGCGCGGCTCGACATCATCGAGCTGTCGCTGCGCAAGCTGGGCTTCATCGCTCCTATCTTTGCCGACCGCAACGGTGAAATCCTCTCGGGCCACCAGCGGCATCTGGTCGCGACGCGGATGGGCGCGCAACGGCTGCCTGTCTTCCGCACCAAGGAGCTGCCGCTCGAGCAGCGCAAGGCCCTGAACATCGTCTTCAACCGGGCGACGAACGACTTCGACTGGAACAGCACGCCAAGCCGTGCCACCCGCGAGCTTGAAGCCATCGACCTCCCGCGGCTGGCCGATGCCATCCCCGACAAGGCAGTCGATACGCTCGACTTCCACCGGTGCCTGAACCCTCAACAGGTCAGCGTGAAGGAGCTTTGCCAGGTGAACGCCGGACGCTGGCTGCGCTACGCCCGCAATCTGGCCAACACCCTGTACCGGCAGGGCATCCTGATGCCGATCGTCTGCCGCCAAGACGGCACGGTCATCAACGGCATTGGGCGGCTCGAGATGCTGGCTGAGCAAAAGCGCGAGACCGCGCCCGTGGTCTACGTGAGCGACGACGAAGCCGCGTTCGCCCAGGCGATGATGAACCTGCTCTCGATGGACTTCGACGTGCATACCCGCTACGCCGATCTCCTGCGCCACAACTCCTTTCGCCGGGCGCGCCGGGTGCGCGACGAGCTGGGGCACGGCTTCACCTTTGCCGTCCATGGCCGCAAGTCCTGCAAGACCTTCGACATTTCCAATCCGGAGCAGCGGGCCTTGTGGGCCAAAGAGCACGGCACGCGGATCCTCGACTTTGGGGCCGGGCACCTGACGGAAACGAAGATGCTGCGCCGCGCCGGTTTCGACGTTACGCCCTTCGAGCCCTATCACATTACCGGCGCCACCATCGACAAGGACAAGAGCGTCGGGATCGTGCGCGAGTTCCTGGCAACAGTAGCCAGCGGCAAGGACTGGTCTTCGATCTTCCTCGCCAGCGTGCTCAACTCCGTGCCCTTCGAGACCGACCGGGAGCACATCGCCGTCATTCTGGCGGCGCTCTGCCACCCGCAGACGAAGCTCTACGCCTGCGCCTCGAGCACGACCGAAACCGGCTGGCGTCAAGTGAACGGCAAGGCCTTCCTCAACGAGAACAACGCGGCCAATATCGCCTTTCGCCTGGACTACGAATCGGGCATCCGGCTGGGCGACTTTCAGGAGAAGCCGAAGGTCCAGAGATACCACACGGAAGCCGAGTTTCATCGGCTCTGGACTCGCTACTTCCGGTCGGTTACTATCCGGGAAATGACCCATAATGTCACCGCTGCCTGCGCCCACGCCCGGCGCGTCGATGCCGACCGTCTGCGCGCCGCTCTGGAATTCGAGTTCGACCTGCCCTACCCCGACGGCACCCGCCTGGGGATGGTCGCCGAAGCGAAAGCCGCCTTCAGCCAACGTCTCGGGATCGACCTGTGA
- a CDS encoding ParB/Srx family N-terminal domain-containing protein has protein sequence MTQAATPKAKSLADGVEVWCSFDRLVPIEDLAPNPRNPNTHPARQIELLAKNVRYFGWRHPITVSNRSGMIVAGHGRLEAAKVLGVKLVPVDFQDFASESDETAVLVADNRLAELASLDLNSLESVIEDLQVVDFDTLLTGFEASDLESLLGASPGPEEETDEDEAEDSEEERSEVGFSLGQYRFKIPQEAYLIWLDELKQKVGFDKESVLKELRQRLAL, from the coding sequence ATGACGCAAGCAGCGACGCCCAAAGCAAAGTCACTGGCGGATGGGGTTGAGGTCTGGTGCAGCTTTGACCGGCTGGTGCCGATTGAAGACCTCGCACCGAATCCGCGCAATCCGAACACCCACCCGGCCCGGCAGATCGAGCTGCTGGCCAAGAACGTGCGCTACTTTGGGTGGCGGCACCCAATCACGGTGTCGAACCGCAGCGGGATGATTGTGGCGGGGCATGGCCGATTGGAAGCCGCGAAGGTGCTTGGCGTGAAGCTGGTCCCGGTAGACTTTCAGGACTTCGCCAGCGAGAGTGACGAGACGGCGGTGTTGGTGGCCGACAATCGACTGGCTGAACTGGCTTCGCTCGACCTCAACTCGCTGGAGTCGGTCATCGAAGACTTGCAGGTAGTGGACTTCGACACGCTGCTGACCGGCTTCGAAGCTTCCGACCTGGAGAGCCTGCTAGGCGCCTCGCCGGGGCCTGAAGAGGAAACCGATGAAGACGAAGCGGAGGACTCCGAGGAGGAACGGAGTGAGGTCGGCTTCTCGCTGGGCCAGTATCGCTTCAAGATCCCCCAGGAGGCTTACCTCATCTGGCTCGACGAACTGAAACAGAAGGTGGGCTTCGACAAGGAGTCCGTCCTGAAGGAACTCCGCCAACGCCTCGCCCTGTGA
- a CDS encoding N-6 DNA methylase — protein MLPLLVQIESACWGRWEHWLQILERGQVGSDPIPRIEFNAHDAEPARRMHEKALDCICAGTSWQGWDSWRIFDYYLDWLLYGFGDPTQRELPEEPQEGAFSRLYQVFCLEAMIAWPADLFGDLLAENRHGRGSGFFPTPHDVVELMTTATFAEGVDHRLKSVMDPCVGTGRMILHASNHSYLLYAQDVNLTVLKACRVNGYCFAPWFVRPLKELRSASRERQIQTQAAEQLSLSFSA, from the coding sequence ATGCTCCCGCTACTCGTGCAAATCGAAAGCGCCTGCTGGGGCCGCTGGGAACACTGGCTGCAGATCCTCGAACGAGGCCAGGTCGGGAGCGATCCCATCCCGCGGATCGAGTTCAATGCGCATGACGCCGAACCTGCCCGGCGGATGCACGAGAAGGCGCTGGACTGCATCTGCGCGGGCACTAGCTGGCAAGGCTGGGACAGCTGGCGGATCTTCGACTACTACCTTGACTGGCTCCTCTATGGGTTCGGCGACCCGACGCAGCGCGAGCTACCGGAGGAGCCGCAAGAAGGCGCGTTCAGCCGCCTCTATCAAGTGTTCTGCCTCGAGGCGATGATCGCCTGGCCTGCGGACCTCTTCGGAGACCTACTCGCTGAAAACCGGCATGGGCGTGGCTCCGGCTTCTTCCCCACCCCGCACGATGTCGTGGAGCTGATGACCACGGCGACCTTCGCCGAAGGCGTCGACCACCGCCTGAAGTCGGTCATGGACCCTTGTGTCGGCACCGGCCGGATGATCCTGCACGCCAGCAATCACTCCTACCTCTTATATGCCCAGGACGTGAACCTCACCGTCCTGAAGGCCTGCCGCGTGAATGGCTACTGCTTCGCCCCTTGGTTCGTGCGGCCGTTGAAGGAACTGAGAAGTGCCAGCCGTGAGCGCCAGATTCAGACTCAAGCGGCCGAGCAGTTGTCACTATCGTTCAGTGCCTAA
- a CDS encoding bifunctional DNA primase/polymerase, whose amino-acid sequence MNADYTSSLATARALRAQGVACIPVDLEKRPCLLSWKEFRDQLPTESDLSQFFANGSGIAIVAGAIQCIDIDVKHDPSIWERYIEGLEAAGCNPIIERLVIQRTPSGGWHFVFRTKGEPIRNVKLARKPDGAAMIETRGDGGYFLIAPSKGYSLIQGDWDEIPTISDAERESLLEVARSLDERQSPREHRPSMGSGDDLSPGDAYDAQADTELPALLRKHGWEQCGRIHWTRPGKTHGVSASWNQIPGRFWVFTTSTQFEAEHSYRPWHVFAILECGGDYRRAAAELKRLGFGSKPAEPPMATSPRESLQQALAAPPGATQGQAGTDILKRIEALRFRPLEKPPEPTILCYVAGVQVLTNGNLGVISGQAKSGKSAFLEAHFASAMAPDPAAIDSLGVYVPNPYGKAIIHLDTEQSAYDHWQLITRAQRRAETEEVPPWFLSYCLTGMMPEEIMNALEALLQDALETFGGVHSVFIDGTADLVHDPNDTRESFALVRHLMALANTYDCGIVNVIHLNPGSESKTRGHLGSQLERKAESNLRLEADKGVTQVWSEKQRRSPIKKGEGPVYRWSVTDKCHRSMSVDEISLAKTTKGKAPSAVDILELIKHHKATDMSTDTVTNIISVISTDIGVSKRTIYRKVDELKSKGLWIY is encoded by the coding sequence TTGAACGCTGACTACACTTCCTCGCTTGCGACTGCCCGGGCCTTGCGCGCTCAGGGCGTCGCGTGCATCCCGGTGGACCTCGAGAAGCGGCCGTGCCTGCTCTCGTGGAAGGAGTTTCGCGACCAGCTGCCGACCGAGTCCGACCTTTCTCAATTCTTCGCCAACGGCTCCGGCATCGCGATTGTCGCCGGAGCGATCCAATGCATCGACATCGACGTCAAGCACGACCCGTCAATCTGGGAGCGCTATATCGAAGGCCTCGAGGCCGCTGGCTGCAATCCGATCATCGAGCGCCTGGTGATCCAGCGCACGCCATCCGGCGGCTGGCACTTCGTCTTTCGCACCAAGGGCGAGCCGATCCGCAACGTGAAGCTGGCCCGCAAGCCCGACGGCGCCGCCATGATCGAAACACGTGGTGACGGTGGCTACTTTCTGATCGCGCCCTCGAAAGGCTACTCGCTGATCCAGGGCGACTGGGACGAGATCCCGACCATCAGCGACGCCGAACGCGAAAGCCTGCTGGAGGTCGCCCGCAGTCTGGACGAGCGCCAGAGTCCGCGCGAGCACCGGCCATCCATGGGCAGCGGGGACGACCTTTCGCCCGGCGATGCCTACGACGCCCAAGCCGACACCGAGCTACCGGCGCTTCTACGCAAGCACGGCTGGGAGCAATGCGGCCGAATCCACTGGACCCGGCCCGGCAAGACCCACGGCGTCAGTGCCTCGTGGAACCAGATCCCCGGACGCTTCTGGGTTTTCACCACGAGCACGCAATTTGAGGCCGAGCACTCTTACCGGCCGTGGCACGTCTTCGCTATCCTCGAGTGTGGGGGCGACTACCGCCGGGCGGCCGCCGAGTTGAAGCGCCTGGGCTTCGGCTCCAAGCCCGCAGAACCGCCGATGGCAACTTCCCCGCGGGAGAGTCTACAGCAAGCCTTGGCTGCGCCACCGGGCGCGACACAGGGCCAAGCAGGAACCGACATCTTGAAGCGCATCGAGGCCCTCCGCTTCCGCCCGCTGGAGAAGCCGCCCGAGCCGACAATCCTCTGCTACGTTGCGGGCGTTCAAGTGCTGACCAACGGCAACCTGGGCGTGATCTCCGGGCAAGCCAAGTCGGGAAAGTCAGCCTTCCTCGAGGCGCACTTCGCCAGCGCGATGGCTCCGGACCCGGCCGCGATCGACAGCCTGGGCGTCTACGTCCCAAACCCCTACGGCAAGGCCATCATTCACCTCGATACCGAGCAGAGTGCCTACGACCATTGGCAGCTCATTACCCGCGCCCAGCGCCGGGCGGAGACCGAGGAAGTGCCCCCGTGGTTCCTTTCCTACTGCCTGACAGGTATGATGCCGGAAGAGATCATGAACGCCCTTGAGGCGCTGCTACAGGACGCGCTGGAGACCTTCGGCGGCGTCCATAGCGTCTTCATCGACGGCACGGCCGACCTGGTCCACGACCCCAACGACACCCGCGAATCGTTCGCCCTGGTGCGCCACCTGATGGCCTTGGCCAACACCTACGACTGCGGGATCGTGAACGTCATTCACTTGAACCCCGGCAGCGAATCCAAAACGCGCGGACACTTAGGTTCTCAGCTCGAGCGCAAGGCCGAATCGAACCTTCGTCTGGAAGCCGATAAGGGCGTTACTCAAGTCTGGTCGGAGAAGCAACGCCGATCCCCTATCAAGAAAGGAGAGGGACCTGTTTACCGCTGGAGTGTCACTGACAAATGTCACCGCTCAATGTCAGTAGATGAAATAAGCTTAGCCAAAACTACCAAGGGCAAAGCGCCTTCAGCCGTTGATATTCTTGAACTTATAAAACATCACAAGGCTACTGACATGTCTACTGACACAGTCACTAACATAATTTCCGTTATTTCTACTGACATAGGTGTCAGCAAGCGAACCATCTACAGAAAGGTAGATGAACTGAAATCCAAAGGGTTATGGATTTACTGA
- a CDS encoding DNA cytosine methyltransferase has translation MNELALFAGAGGGILGGHLLGWRCVCAVEIDPYCRDVLVARQNDGSLRPFPIWDDVCTFDGRPWRGRVDVVSGGFPCQDISSANPKGKGIQGDRSGLWKQMERIIREVGPYYVFVENSPMLTVRGLGVVLGDLAALGYHAQWGVLGGGAVGAIQEGQRIWIVASSADSAVLESLDVPTAIQPYSEESRRRKLTRAVSAMLSQDDYSALKRDADAVARGMDRLRAIGNGQVPAVARLAWNILSHTRPL, from the coding sequence GTGAATGAGCTGGCTCTTTTCGCAGGCGCTGGTGGCGGAATACTCGGAGGACATCTGCTCGGATGGCGGTGCGTCTGCGCTGTCGAAATCGACCCGTACTGCAGGGATGTGTTGGTCGCCCGGCAGAACGATGGCAGCCTCCGGCCCTTCCCGATCTGGGACGATGTATGCACCTTTGACGGACGCCCATGGCGCGGTCGTGTTGATGTCGTTTCTGGCGGCTTTCCCTGCCAAGACATCAGCTCCGCAAATCCAAAAGGGAAAGGCATCCAAGGCGATCGTAGTGGCCTCTGGAAGCAGATGGAACGAATCATTCGCGAGGTGGGACCATACTACGTCTTCGTGGAAAACTCGCCAATGCTCACTGTTCGGGGGCTTGGAGTCGTGCTCGGCGACTTGGCCGCGCTGGGGTACCATGCGCAGTGGGGAGTGCTGGGAGGTGGTGCCGTCGGTGCGATACAAGAAGGCCAGCGAATATGGATCGTCGCTTCTTCGGCCGACAGCGCAGTGCTGGAGAGCTTGGACGTTCCAACGGCTATCCAGCCTTATTCGGAAGAATCACGCCGACGGAAACTTACAAGAGCAGTCAGCGCGATGCTTTCACAAGATGATTACTCCGCTCTCAAACGAGATGCTGATGCTGTGGCCAGAGGGATGGACCGCCTTAGAGCCATTGGAAACGGCCAAGTTCCAGCAGTGGCTCGACTCGCATGGAATATCCTAAGCCACACTCGCCCCCTTTGA
- a CDS encoding DEAD/DEAH box helicase, with product MNKNPSVTLRPYQVEFVQKTAEALLEYQRVLSVAATGAGKTVMAAKLAETLASCGPVLFLADAQELVMQTGQKFCKVLGQFPAVEMAEHHARPGDRLVVGTTQSVARRLDKWPRDYFATIIVDEAHRNTLGAQAQQVLGHFRRAQVIGITATPFRSDKQQLSSFYEAIPVEIGLVRLIKEGFLSPITIKTVPVDVDLSGVRSLAGDYKDSDLGAAITPHLERCAQILHRHAADRRTVAFLPLIETSKAFAEACRQVGLHAVHVDGTDRSALRGDWQVICNSQLLTTGWDEPSVDCVFVLRPTKSLSLYSQMVGRGTRIHPGKVNCLLLDPLYQAERMDLIRPARLVAANQEEAESIQQILDTDEGELLEIRERAEADRRKGMLEAMQANAKRKSRTIDAVELALSLGETALAEYEPEAMWEGYPVTDKQAEILERNGLDLESIKCKGHASKLIDLLIKRREMGLATPKQVKWLIQFKHPEPWSATFGDATEFLDQRFGKRRTA from the coding sequence ATGAACAAAAATCCATCAGTCACGCTGCGCCCCTACCAGGTCGAGTTCGTACAGAAGACGGCCGAGGCCCTGCTTGAGTATCAGCGGGTGCTCTCGGTTGCCGCTACGGGCGCGGGCAAGACGGTCATGGCTGCCAAGCTGGCCGAGACGCTCGCGTCCTGCGGGCCGGTGCTCTTCCTCGCCGACGCTCAGGAGCTGGTGATGCAGACCGGGCAAAAGTTCTGCAAGGTGCTGGGCCAGTTTCCGGCCGTCGAAATGGCGGAGCACCATGCCCGCCCGGGCGACCGTCTGGTCGTCGGCACGACGCAGAGCGTAGCCCGGCGGCTGGACAAGTGGCCGCGGGACTACTTCGCCACGATCATCGTCGACGAAGCCCACCGTAACACCCTCGGTGCGCAAGCCCAGCAGGTGCTCGGGCACTTTCGCCGGGCCCAGGTTATCGGGATCACGGCCACGCCCTTTCGGTCGGACAAGCAGCAACTCAGCTCATTCTACGAAGCAATCCCGGTCGAGATCGGGCTGGTCCGGCTGATCAAGGAAGGCTTCCTTTCGCCTATCACAATCAAGACGGTGCCGGTCGACGTAGATCTGTCGGGCGTCCGTTCCCTCGCCGGCGACTACAAGGACAGCGACCTCGGCGCCGCGATCACTCCGCACCTCGAGCGTTGCGCGCAGATCCTGCACCGCCATGCGGCCGACCGCCGTACGGTGGCCTTTCTGCCGTTGATCGAGACGAGCAAGGCGTTTGCCGAGGCTTGCCGCCAGGTCGGCCTGCATGCCGTCCACGTCGACGGGACCGACCGCTCGGCCTTGCGCGGCGACTGGCAGGTGATCTGTAACTCGCAGCTCCTGACTACAGGGTGGGACGAGCCGAGTGTCGACTGCGTCTTCGTGCTCCGGCCGACGAAAAGCCTCAGCCTTTACTCGCAGATGGTGGGGCGCGGCACGCGCATCCACCCGGGCAAGGTCAACTGCCTGCTGCTCGATCCGCTTTACCAGGCCGAGCGCATGGACTTGATCCGCCCTGCCCGCCTCGTGGCTGCCAATCAGGAAGAAGCCGAGAGCATCCAGCAGATCCTCGATACTGACGAAGGCGAGCTGCTAGAGATCCGCGAACGCGCCGAAGCCGACCGCCGCAAGGGTATGCTTGAGGCGATGCAGGCCAACGCCAAGCGCAAGAGCCGAACGATCGATGCGGTCGAGCTGGCCCTCTCCCTCGGCGAAACGGCCCTGGCCGAATACGAGCCGGAGGCGATGTGGGAAGGCTATCCCGTGACGGACAAACAGGCCGAAATCCTCGAGCGCAACGGCCTCGATCTGGAGTCGATCAAGTGCAAAGGCCACGCCTCGAAGCTGATCGACCTCCTGATCAAGCGTCGCGAGATGGGCCTGGCCACACCGAAGCAGGTCAAATGGCTCATCCAGTTCAAGCACCCCGAGCCTTGGTCCGCCACCTTCGGCGACGCCACCGAATTCCTCGACCAGCGCTTCGGCAAAAGGAGGACGGCGTGA
- a CDS encoding RusA family crossover junction endodeoxyribonuclease, which translates to MSRITFEVLGEPKGQPRQKYFAVRTARGTQARAVTPPTANDWKTAVKVAVRPHLPAIPILGPVRLTAVYRFARPKVHYNKSGLSKKGRESYWHTGKPDRDNIEKATLDALSDAGLWHDDAQVCDGSISKRYANPGELPGATIVVEPLPLENGG; encoded by the coding sequence ATGAGCCGGATCACCTTCGAAGTCTTGGGCGAACCGAAGGGCCAGCCGCGGCAGAAATACTTCGCCGTGCGCACGGCTCGAGGCACGCAGGCCCGGGCGGTCACCCCGCCGACGGCGAACGATTGGAAGACGGCGGTGAAGGTTGCCGTCCGCCCGCACCTGCCCGCGATTCCGATCCTTGGGCCCGTGCGGTTGACGGCGGTCTACCGCTTCGCGCGTCCGAAGGTCCACTACAACAAGTCGGGCCTCAGCAAGAAGGGCCGCGAGTCCTACTGGCACACCGGCAAACCTGATCGGGACAACATCGAGAAGGCCACGCTCGATGCCCTGAGCGACGCGGGCCTCTGGCACGACGACGCCCAGGTCTGCGACGGCAGCATCTCCAAGCGCTACGCCAATCCCGGAGAGCTGCCGGGTGCCACCATCGTGGTCGAACCGCTTCCCCTTGAAAATGGCGGATGA